A region from the Pseudomonas sp. Teo4 genome encodes:
- a CDS encoding BCCT family transporter, whose product MSSASLTKPPAERVRVNRVVFYTSALLVLVLTALLIAVPETAGQVLGVAQKWLTRTFGWYYMLVICGYLLFVVYLAFSDYGKLKLGGKDDQPDFSYGAWAGMLFSSGIGISLLYFGASEPLDHYFNPPEGTPASLEAARQGLQLTFLHWGLHGWAIYALVGLAVGYFAYRHNQPLALRSALYPLVGERWVKGAAGNAVDIFGMFVTLLGLVTNLGIGSMQVSSGLEYLFGMEHSQTNLLMVILVMAGVATVAAVSGVENGIRRLSNLNILLFSGLLVFVLLAGNTLHLFNGFVQNIGDYLNGIVLKTFDLYVYEGEAGKSERWLGLWTVFYWAWWISWGPFVGMFIARISKGRTVRQLVSGVLLIPLGFTLAWLSIFGNTALDLVINQGAVELGKTALEQPSMSIYQLLEYFPAAKIVIGVAVFVGFVLFLTPADSGAVMMANLSCKGGKVDEDAPHWMVVFWSVVITLVTIGLLFAGNFEAMQTMVVLAGLPFSVVLVLFMFGLYKAMKQDVAVEGERAELAARGRRGFSERLSQLDLQPTQAVVQRFMDRHVSPALKDAAEQLRTLGFEVETRVGQSRNMMGLRVMMEEGNPFVYEVSLDGYLAAPSEAPVEGEPEVRQRFYRAEVYLHDGSQEYDLMGFAPEQIVRDVLDQFESHRQLLGRVYS is encoded by the coding sequence CTGCCTCCCTAACCAAACCCCCCGCCGAGAGGGTGCGGGTCAATCGCGTGGTGTTTTACACCTCCGCGCTGTTGGTCCTTGTTCTGACTGCCTTGCTGATCGCTGTACCCGAAACTGCCGGCCAGGTGCTTGGCGTCGCCCAGAAATGGCTGACCCGCACCTTCGGTTGGTACTACATGCTGGTGATCTGCGGTTACCTGCTGTTCGTCGTCTACCTGGCGTTCTCCGACTACGGCAAGCTCAAGCTTGGCGGCAAGGACGACCAGCCTGACTTCAGCTACGGCGCCTGGGCCGGCATGCTGTTCTCGTCCGGTATCGGCATTTCGCTGCTGTACTTCGGCGCTTCCGAGCCGCTGGACCACTACTTCAACCCACCGGAAGGCACGCCGGCCAGCCTCGAAGCCGCACGTCAGGGGCTGCAGCTGACCTTCCTGCACTGGGGCCTGCACGGCTGGGCAATCTATGCGCTGGTTGGCCTGGCCGTGGGTTACTTCGCCTACCGCCACAACCAGCCGCTGGCATTGCGCTCGGCGCTGTATCCGCTGGTCGGTGAGCGTTGGGTCAAGGGTGCTGCAGGCAATGCCGTGGACATCTTCGGCATGTTCGTCACCTTGCTGGGCCTGGTGACCAACCTGGGTATCGGCTCGATGCAGGTATCTTCGGGTCTTGAGTACCTGTTCGGCATGGAACACAGCCAGACCAACCTGCTGATGGTGATCCTGGTCATGGCTGGCGTTGCCACCGTGGCTGCGGTGTCGGGTGTGGAGAACGGCATCCGCCGCCTGTCCAACCTGAACATCCTGTTGTTCAGCGGCCTGCTGGTCTTCGTTCTGCTGGCGGGTAATACGCTGCACCTGTTCAACGGCTTCGTGCAGAACATCGGCGACTACCTCAACGGTATCGTGCTGAAGACTTTCGACCTCTATGTCTATGAAGGCGAGGCCGGCAAGTCCGAGCGCTGGCTGGGTCTGTGGACCGTGTTCTATTGGGCCTGGTGGATCTCTTGGGGCCCGTTCGTCGGCATGTTCATCGCCCGTATTTCCAAGGGTCGTACCGTACGCCAGCTGGTCAGCGGCGTGCTGCTGATCCCGCTGGGCTTCACCCTGGCCTGGCTGTCGATTTTCGGCAACACCGCGCTGGACCTGGTGATCAACCAGGGCGCCGTGGAGCTGGGCAAGACAGCGCTTGAACAGCCCTCGATGTCGATCTACCAGCTGCTGGAGTACTTCCCGGCCGCCAAGATCGTGATCGGTGTGGCGGTGTTCGTCGGCTTCGTGCTGTTCCTTACCCCGGCCGACTCCGGCGCGGTGATGATGGCCAACTTGTCGTGCAAAGGCGGCAAGGTCGACGAAGACGCCCCGCACTGGATGGTGGTGTTCTGGTCGGTGGTGATCACCCTGGTGACCATCGGCCTGCTGTTCGCCGGCAACTTTGAAGCCATGCAGACCATGGTGGTGCTGGCGGGCCTGCCGTTCTCGGTGGTGCTGGTGCTGTTCATGTTCGGCCTGTACAAGGCCATGAAGCAGGACGTTGCCGTCGAGGGCGAGCGCGCCGAGCTGGCCGCCCGTGGCCGTCGTGGTTTCAGCGAGCGTCTGAGCCAGCTGGACCTGCAGCCGACCCAGGCAGTGGTACAGCGCTTCATGGACAGGCACGTCAGCCCGGCGCTGAAAGACGCCGCCGAGCAGTTGCGCACCCTGGGCTTCGAGGTGGAGACCCGGGTTGGCCAGTCGCGCAACATGATGGGCCTGCGGGTGATGATGGAGGAGGGCAACCCCTTCGTCTATGAAGTGAGCCTGGATGGCTACCTGGCCGCGCCGAGCGAAGCGCCGGTCGAAGGCGAGCCTGAGGTGCGCCAGCGCTTCTACCGTGCCGAGGTGTACCTGCACGACGGCAGCCAGGAGTACGACCTGATGGGCTTTGCGCCGGAGCAGATCGTGCGTGATGTACTCGACCAGTTCGAGAGCCATCGCCAGTTGCTGGGGCGCGTCTACAGCTGA